In Archocentrus centrarchus isolate MPI-CPG fArcCen1 chromosome 23, fArcCen1, whole genome shotgun sequence, the sequence ATAACAGTCACAATCTCCTCTTAGCTCCTTGTCAGTACTGTGTTGGTCAGTACCAGTGACACACTGAGCTGCTTGTATTATTGAGCAACAAGTGGGATTGAACTGGCACTTGGCATGAGTGAAGTTTGCCATTAGTAAAAGGTGTGCTTTTGCTTTAACAGTAGaggggaattaaaaaaaaaaaaaagaggcttttCCATGAATTGCCAGTGGATGAAGTTAGTTGAAAAGAATAAGCCACTGAAAAACTTAAACTGCTTTAAGTACCATTTTCTCCAAGCCATCAACATGTGTATTAAAcaccattcctacaagactgcacAAAAAGTCctgccattaattaatgcttcagtcttaaatgtcctgtctccctcccctcaccctaaCTGTGATGACTTCACTGTAACGGATCTTAAATTCCTGCTCTCTTCACTTGAGTTGCTAAAATAGCTTAGTCGCTTGAGGGTTTATTGAGAGTGCAATACTCTTACTGTTATATTTGGATTTTCTCAGAGATGGCGATGGCAGGAAGGTGCTTCGCTCCAGCATCAGAGAGTTCCTTTGCAGTGAGGCCATGGCTGCCTTAGGGATACCCAGCACCCGTGCAGCCTCCCtcgtgacctctgacctgtacGTCAGCAGAGATCCACTCAACAATGGCCAGCGCATTCGTGAGCGATGCTCAGTTGTCCTTCGCCTCGCTCCTACTTTCATCAGGTTGCCATGCAGGCAGCAGTATGTACAAAAACTAATGGTAATAATGGTGTTTAAAAGTATGGACATTCTGTGATGtctcttttactcttttttttttttttaaggtttggcTCTTTTGAGATCTTTCTGGGCAGAGATGAATTCTCAGGTCTGCAGGGTCCCAGTGCCGGGCGGAATGATATCCGTGCTCAGCTGCTGGATTATATTGTTGAGACTTTCTATCCTCACATTCAGCAGGCTCACAGCATCCGGAAAGACAGGAATTTGGCTTTTTTGAGGGAGGTGAGAATTAACAAAAATGCCACACATTTCTTCCTTAGGTTGGTTCACTTCATGCTGGCGTTTTAGCATTTTGATCATCAGTGTTGACTTGTTTATCTTCAGGTGATGGTGCGAACTGCTAGGCTAGTGGCCCAGTGGCAGTGTGTTGGCTTTTGCCACGGTGTCCTTAACACAGACAACATGAGCATCCTGGGTCTTACTCTGGACTACGGCCCCTTTGGCTTCATGGACAGGTAGGCAGCTGGAAGTGGAAGCCTTTCCTCTGCATGTAGCGGGTAGATTACAGTCTGACAATGCAGATGCAATGATGACTGTCCATCTGTGTGTCAGATTTGATCCAGACTTCCTCAGCAATGCCTCAGACAAAAAGAGTCGCTATTCGTACCAAGCCCAGCCATCGGTGTGCCGCTGGAACTTGGCTCGCCTGGCTGAGGCGCTGGGCTCTGAGCTTGATGCAGCAGAGGCAGGAGCTATCCTGGATGAGTTCATGCCCACATATGAGGCTCTCTACCTGTCTATTATGAGGAAAAAGCTGGGCCTTGTGAGAAAAGAAGAGGCAGAGGACAGCGAGCTCATATCAGATCTGTTGCGCGTTATGTACAACactggtaaataaaaacaaacaaaaaaaaataggattGTTGGAAATGTAACCATTAAATCTCTTGTATGTCCTCTACTTGTCACACTGTCACCTTTGTTCTGTGGTATCATGCCTTTCCAGGTGCAGATTTCACCAACACCTTCCGCCTGCTGAGTCGTGTGCCCTGGCCTGAAGAGGGCGACAGTGAGCTAGCCACTGTGGGACCAGTGGTGGACCTCATCCTAGAGCAGTGTGCCTCTGTTGAGGAGCTAAAGGTGGCTAATAAGCCAACAATGAAAGACCGGTGAGGGGGGTGTATGGTGGTTGGGTAAAGGACTCTTCATACATTCAATTtgataaattgtatttttatagcaccaaatcacaacaacagtgacCTGAAAGAGCTTtacattgtaaagtaaagaccctgcagtaatacagagaaaaaaaaccaagaatCAGATGACCCTctatgaggaagcacttggcgacaaaggggaaggaaaaactcccttttaacaggaagaaacctccagaagaaccacgatcagggaggggcagtcatctgctgcctggttggggctgaggggagaaaaaacacactgtggaatagagccacacacacagagagcatgtATGTAAAGTCTGTAGCTGCTCCACCATATACTCCCAATGAATGTACATCTTCCTTTCTACTGTTCTTTcaacttctgtttttctttttatatgctAGCATTTTGGGAGGCAATCTTACCAAGATAATATGTAAGTTCAGTTTAAGTTTTGTGGCATTTTGGACAGATTTATGTGGAAAACAGTGATAGGCATATATGGAAAACTGAGGAGCACTAGAGCTGGACTTATGATCAGCTTTAAGCATGTTATCTGTTTTTAGTGAACTGGCAATGATTCTCTCCCTGGCACAAACCAATCCAGTCATGTTTGGGATGGTGGCAGACAGCCCAGGTGTGG encodes:
- the LOC115773296 gene encoding protein adenylyltransferase SelO-1, mitochondrial gives rise to the protein MESAQCVPSALERLPFNNTALKKLPVDDSDQPGSRTVPAACFSRIRGLQPLVRPVFVALSQSALSLLGLSAQDVLGDPLGPEYLSGSRLLPGSEPAAHCYSGHQFGLFAGQLGDGAVMYLGEVESCTHERWEIQVKGAGVTPYSRDGDGRKVLRSSIREFLCSEAMAALGIPSTRAASLVTSDLYVSRDPLNNGQRIRERCSVVLRLAPTFIRFGSFEIFLGRDEFSGLQGPSAGRNDIRAQLLDYIVETFYPHIQQAHSIRKDRNLAFLREVMVRTARLVAQWQCVGFCHGVLNTDNMSILGLTLDYGPFGFMDRFDPDFLSNASDKKSRYSYQAQPSVCRWNLARLAEALGSELDAAEAGAILDEFMPTYEALYLSIMRKKLGLVRKEEAEDSELISDLLRVMYNTGADFTNTFRLLSRVPWPEEGDSELATVGPVVDLILEQCASVEELKVANKPTMKDRELAMILSLAQTNPVMFGMVADSPGVAQQLELMGRLKELLETDQDELKRKQRDDWIHWISRYRRRLARECDGTSDLLVIIKERLSVMNSSNPRVVLRNYIAQNAIQAAEKGDFSEIIRLLKVLEKPYSDPEALFGPEACGEKEHSGRELAVAYDRKPPAWAQTICVTUSS